From one Paludisphaera rhizosphaerae genomic stretch:
- a CDS encoding tetratricopeptide repeat protein, producing MRRAMLFTAVILGLVSSLRAQEPELDETRRHLNAMQQRLDDPTIDLGVRTDLALETAATLDRSARAEPKLDDKVTRWNAAVGLLDEFGKHNAELPRKRELGLQSAVYRWATARAWHDHHALFPADSRAVAEETAALDDAIARLRLIVGGDPGRLTDNIRFRLAWALTDRAALEPLDSPTARLRRDEALDLLKKPPGEPSLAGFHALLTAELLRKEGNLDDAAVQVAAAAKAATPPPDAEILDVLIPILLVRRGFTEARKAADAMTISDPEKDLWRLRIDLAEWKDASGDAAQARRRELVGDLLNQVQSLRNAHAAELRLALSELAAGATFDEAPVELWDAVAEGHEIRGDSVKAAEMSERAAARADALGRRDQAASSRLRAGGFLFQAGKYTNADAVLEKVVSDREAGPARARAGLLQALARARASAAGGSTDSYEHALERQLREFPDDPTAIEARWLLGVLEQSKGRTDRALELWKSVPLGSSRWIQARTAASEASRHALEDRVAAEEREGLDSAFSRAEAFIEESIDLARPRPESDRAELLIAQSRLNLVPIVGKPATARDATDRCLTMNLTASQRYRARLARMIAMAAQGRYVEAEREAQQHPHWVDPSDRAGLLDAVRQIDLNAAASETDLPQRRFGQVARMLIQPLLQDPSLADDLRNELTFRLARAMLFQGDAQAAQTTLQNWSPTTNRVDDRFLKDLADAYFRLEANELAIDVERLRIKKLAAGSPPWFDARYGLALAYYRLGRRKDAQQLIEGTAILHPELGGGRIREKFIRLRQRLGSTQ from the coding sequence GTGCGGCGAGCCATGCTCTTCACCGCGGTGATTCTCGGCCTGGTCTCGTCGCTTCGGGCGCAGGAGCCCGAACTCGACGAGACCCGGCGACATTTAAACGCGATGCAGCAGCGGCTGGACGACCCGACGATCGACCTCGGCGTCCGAACCGACCTGGCCCTGGAGACCGCCGCGACGCTCGATCGCTCCGCCAGGGCTGAGCCGAAGCTCGACGACAAGGTGACACGGTGGAACGCCGCCGTCGGCCTTCTCGACGAATTCGGCAAGCACAACGCGGAGCTACCCCGCAAGCGTGAGCTCGGCCTCCAGTCGGCCGTCTACCGCTGGGCCACGGCTCGCGCCTGGCACGATCACCACGCCCTCTTCCCGGCCGACTCGCGGGCCGTCGCCGAGGAAACCGCCGCGCTCGATGATGCGATCGCGAGGCTTCGGCTGATCGTCGGCGGCGATCCGGGGAGGCTCACAGACAACATCCGGTTCCGGCTGGCCTGGGCCCTGACCGATCGGGCCGCTCTGGAGCCGCTCGATTCGCCGACGGCCCGTCTTCGCCGCGATGAGGCTCTCGACCTCCTGAAAAAGCCGCCAGGCGAACCCTCTTTGGCCGGCTTTCACGCCTTGCTGACGGCGGAATTGCTGCGGAAGGAGGGCAATCTCGACGATGCGGCGGTGCAAGTCGCCGCGGCGGCCAAGGCTGCGACCCCTCCGCCGGACGCCGAGATTCTCGACGTCTTGATCCCAATCCTTCTCGTCCGCCGAGGCTTCACCGAAGCCCGAAAGGCGGCCGACGCCATGACGATCAGCGACCCGGAAAAGGACCTCTGGCGGCTGCGCATCGATCTGGCGGAATGGAAGGACGCTTCCGGCGATGCGGCACAGGCCAGGCGTCGAGAACTTGTGGGCGACCTCTTGAATCAGGTTCAGTCCCTCCGGAACGCTCACGCGGCCGAGTTGCGGCTGGCCCTCTCTGAGTTGGCCGCCGGAGCGACGTTTGACGAGGCCCCGGTTGAACTGTGGGACGCCGTCGCTGAAGGCCACGAGATCAGGGGGGACTCGGTGAAGGCCGCCGAGATGAGCGAACGAGCCGCCGCGCGTGCCGATGCACTCGGTCGACGCGATCAGGCCGCCTCCTCCCGACTTCGCGCCGGCGGCTTCCTCTTCCAGGCTGGAAAATACACGAACGCCGACGCCGTCCTGGAAAAAGTCGTCTCCGACCGCGAGGCCGGGCCGGCGCGCGCCAGGGCGGGGCTGCTGCAAGCCCTTGCGCGAGCACGGGCGTCCGCGGCTGGCGGCTCCACCGATTCCTATGAACATGCGTTGGAACGGCAACTCCGCGAGTTCCCCGACGACCCCACCGCGATCGAGGCCCGTTGGCTTCTGGGCGTTCTGGAACAGTCGAAAGGACGCACCGACCGCGCACTGGAGCTCTGGAAAAGCGTGCCGCTCGGATCGTCCCGTTGGATCCAGGCGCGCACGGCCGCGAGCGAGGCGTCTCGGCACGCACTGGAAGATCGGGTGGCCGCGGAGGAACGGGAAGGGCTCGATTCAGCCTTCTCCCGAGCTGAGGCGTTCATCGAGGAGAGCATCGACCTCGCCCGTCCCCGCCCCGAATCTGACCGCGCTGAGCTTCTCATTGCGCAATCTCGCTTGAATCTTGTACCGATCGTCGGGAAGCCGGCGACAGCTCGCGACGCGACCGATCGTTGCCTGACGATGAATCTCACAGCGTCCCAGCGCTATCGAGCGCGTCTGGCCCGAATGATCGCCATGGCGGCCCAGGGCCGCTACGTCGAGGCCGAGCGCGAGGCCCAGCAACATCCGCACTGGGTCGACCCATCCGACCGCGCCGGTCTCCTGGACGCGGTCCGCCAGATCGACCTCAACGCGGCGGCCTCGGAAACCGACCTGCCTCAGAGGAGGTTCGGCCAGGTGGCCCGGATGCTGATCCAACCGCTCCTCCAGGACCCCTCTCTGGCTGACGATCTTCGGAACGAGCTGACCTTCCGCCTGGCTCGCGCCATGCTCTTCCAGGGCGATGCACAGGCTGCACAAACGACGCTTCAGAACTGGTCGCCGACCACGAATCGAGTCGACGATCGGTTTCTCAAGGATCTGGCCGACGCCTACTTCCGGCTGGAGGCCAATGAGCTGGCGATCGACGTCGAACGATTGCGGATCAAGAAACTCGCCGCGGGCTCGCCGCCGTGGTTCGACGCCCGATACGGGCTGGCCCTGGCGTATTACCGGCTTGGTCGACGGAAAGACGCTCAGCAACTCATCGAGGGAACGGCAATCCTGCACCCCGAACTGGGGGGCGGCCGGATCCGGGAGAAGTTCATCCGACTCCGTCAACGCCTCGGCTCGACCCAGTAA
- a CDS encoding alpha/beta hydrolase: MLDPLPTGPIDPQARAFLDRLASAGLPTTDQLTVAQARAQMEVSTRFLGRPPRVACVEDRQIPGPAGEIPVRIVTPIDAGSEPLPVVVYYHGGGWVLGDLASHEGLCRALSNASGAVVVSVAYRLAPEHTFPAAAEDAHAAFAWFAEHAGEIGGDPSRVAVCGDSAGGNLAAVVALMARDQGGRAPALQVLAYPVVGFDPENESYRLFADAHHLTRGEMIWFWDQYAPNVNDRNNPYLAPLEAADVSGLAPALVISAGYDVLRDEAEAYARRLSAAGTPTTLSRYLGMIHGFLRRYPFFDEGRRGIDEIATALRAAFGLTGSSRGVDGVG; the protein is encoded by the coding sequence ATGCTTGACCCTCTGCCGACCGGGCCGATTGACCCCCAGGCCCGGGCGTTTCTCGACCGCCTGGCCTCCGCCGGCCTGCCGACGACCGATCAGTTGACCGTTGCCCAGGCGCGAGCCCAGATGGAGGTCTCCACCCGGTTTCTGGGTCGTCCGCCGCGCGTCGCTTGCGTCGAGGATCGCCAGATTCCTGGGCCGGCGGGTGAGATCCCCGTCCGCATCGTGACGCCGATCGATGCGGGCTCGGAGCCGCTGCCGGTGGTCGTTTATTATCACGGCGGCGGTTGGGTTCTGGGTGACCTTGCTTCGCACGAGGGACTCTGCCGGGCCTTGTCGAACGCCTCGGGCGCGGTCGTCGTTTCGGTGGCCTATCGACTGGCTCCCGAGCATACGTTCCCCGCCGCGGCCGAGGACGCTCATGCCGCCTTCGCCTGGTTCGCCGAGCACGCGGGAGAGATCGGCGGCGATCCGTCGCGAGTCGCGGTCTGCGGCGACAGTGCCGGCGGCAATCTCGCTGCCGTCGTCGCGCTCATGGCACGTGACCAGGGCGGTCGTGCTCCCGCCCTCCAGGTCCTGGCCTACCCCGTCGTGGGTTTCGATCCGGAGAACGAGTCTTACCGGCTCTTCGCCGATGCACACCATCTCACACGTGGCGAGATGATCTGGTTCTGGGACCAGTACGCGCCGAATGTGAACGACCGCAACAACCCGTATCTCGCCCCGCTGGAAGCCGCCGACGTTTCCGGTCTGGCGCCGGCGTTGGTGATCTCGGCTGGGTATGACGTTCTTCGCGATGAGGCCGAAGCCTACGCGCGGCGTCTATCAGCGGCCGGGACGCCGACGACTCTTTCCCGATACCTGGGCATGATCCACGGCTTCCTTCGGCGTTACCCGTTCTTCGACGAGGGGAGACGGGGCATCGACGAGATCGCGACGGCCCTGCGTGCGGCGTTCGGTCTTACTGGGTCGAGCCGAGGCGTTGACGGAGTCGGATGA
- a CDS encoding YegP family protein: MNFYIYRDDVGEYRWRMQAASSEIVAVSGPGYHSNGECRSAIERIRSRAAAAGIIDETATPQRWTGGE, encoded by the coding sequence ATGAATTTCTACATCTACAGGGACGACGTGGGCGAATACCGCTGGCGCATGCAGGCGGCGAGCTCGGAAATCGTCGCCGTCTCAGGCCCGGGATATCACAGCAACGGCGAATGCCGATCGGCGATCGAGCGGATCCGGAGCCGCGCGGCGGCGGCGGGGATTATCGACGAGACCGCGACTCCACAGCGATGGACCGGCGGGGAGTGA
- a CDS encoding FAD-dependent oxidoreductase has product MKLVIVGGVAGGASAATRARRLSESAQIVMFERGPDVSFANCGLPYYVGGEIQDREKLLVTKPGLLRQGYRIDVRTRSEVVAIDRTQKLVRVRNLADATEYNETYDALILAPGAAPWKPPIEGVDAPGVFTLRNLEDVDRIKAVVDGGAGHAVVVGAGFIGVELAENFLRKGLRTTVVELQDQVVPVVDREMTTPLAEALRSHGATLLLQDSVEAIQKTPDGLTLRLKSGGALEADLVVLGVGVRPENVLAVQAGLEVGPRGGIKVDASMRTSDPSIFAVGDAVETREFPTGRPTQVPLAGPANRQGRIAADNVFGRRSEFRGTQATAIVGFFEHVLAATGQTERSLKRDGVPYYKVYVHGNHHAGYYPRAKPLSIKLLASPETGTLLGAQVVGTEGVADRANVLATALQARMTVRDLAEVELAYAPQFGSAKDPVNMAGFVASNVADGLDKQVHVEDWDTDLSSRAALIDVRTPKEFAAGAIPGAVNIPIDEIRERLSEIPRNRPIVVHCQVGMRGYMAGLILRNAGFEAYNLGGGYKTYRLHHPASTDHA; this is encoded by the coding sequence ATGAAGCTGGTTATCGTGGGTGGTGTCGCCGGTGGAGCGTCAGCGGCGACCAGGGCTCGACGCCTTTCCGAGTCGGCTCAGATCGTCATGTTCGAGCGCGGCCCGGATGTCTCGTTCGCAAATTGCGGCCTACCCTATTACGTCGGCGGTGAGATCCAGGATCGCGAGAAACTGCTCGTCACGAAGCCAGGCCTGCTCCGCCAGGGATACCGGATCGACGTGCGTACCCGCTCCGAGGTCGTTGCGATTGATCGCACGCAGAAGCTGGTTCGGGTGAGAAATCTTGCCGACGCCACCGAGTACAACGAGACTTACGACGCTCTGATCCTGGCTCCCGGGGCTGCACCCTGGAAGCCGCCGATCGAAGGCGTCGACGCACCGGGGGTCTTCACGCTGCGCAACCTGGAGGATGTGGATCGGATCAAAGCGGTCGTGGACGGAGGAGCCGGACATGCCGTGGTCGTGGGGGCTGGTTTCATCGGTGTTGAACTCGCCGAGAACTTCCTGCGCAAAGGGCTGCGCACGACGGTCGTTGAGCTTCAGGACCAGGTGGTCCCCGTGGTCGATCGCGAGATGACGACTCCCCTCGCCGAGGCCCTTCGCTCCCACGGCGCGACGCTCTTGCTTCAGGATTCTGTCGAGGCGATCCAGAAGACGCCCGATGGTCTGACGCTTCGATTGAAGTCGGGAGGTGCTCTGGAGGCGGACCTGGTTGTGCTGGGAGTTGGGGTGAGGCCTGAAAATGTGCTCGCCGTTCAGGCCGGTCTGGAGGTTGGCCCTCGCGGCGGGATCAAGGTGGACGCCTCGATGCGGACGAGCGATCCATCGATCTTCGCGGTCGGCGACGCCGTGGAAACCCGAGAGTTCCCCACTGGCAGGCCAACGCAGGTCCCGCTCGCCGGCCCCGCGAACCGTCAGGGGCGGATTGCGGCCGACAACGTCTTCGGCCGACGCAGCGAGTTCCGAGGAACGCAGGCGACTGCGATCGTCGGCTTCTTCGAGCATGTGCTCGCCGCAACCGGTCAGACCGAGAGATCGTTGAAACGCGACGGCGTACCGTACTACAAGGTGTACGTCCACGGGAACCACCACGCAGGCTATTACCCGAGGGCGAAACCGCTGTCGATCAAGCTCCTGGCCAGCCCGGAAACCGGCACGCTGCTGGGAGCGCAGGTTGTTGGGACTGAGGGCGTGGCCGATCGGGCGAATGTGCTGGCGACTGCTCTTCAGGCCAGGATGACGGTTCGGGATCTGGCGGAGGTCGAACTGGCCTACGCACCGCAGTTCGGCTCGGCGAAGGACCCGGTAAACATGGCCGGCTTCGTCGCGTCCAACGTGGCGGACGGCCTCGACAAGCAGGTCCACGTCGAGGATTGGGATACGGACCTATCCTCTCGCGCAGCCTTGATCGACGTACGGACGCCCAAGGAGTTCGCCGCGGGGGCGATCCCTGGCGCGGTGAATATTCCCATCGACGAGATCCGCGAGCGATTGAGCGAGATTCCTCGTAATCGGCCGATCGTGGTCCATTGTCAGGTCGGCATGCGCGGATACATGGCCGGATTGATCCTGCGGAACGCCGGGTTTGAGGCGTACAATCTCGGAGGCGGCTACAAGACCTACCGACTTCACCACCCCGCATCCACCGATCATGCTTGA
- the ettA gene encoding energy-dependent translational throttle protein EttA → MPPQYIFQIEKLSKAHGKKEVLKNIWLSFYPGAKIGVIGGNGSGKSTLLRIMAGLDKDFIGTARPAPGISIGYLPQEPTLDPQYDVRGNVELAVKPVRDLLNRFDAINARLGEGPDADEMDALLAEQADVQDAIEAAEGWDLDRRLEIAMDAMRLPPGDADVSTLSGGERRRVALCKILLERHDILLLDEPTNHLDAESVAWLERHLSEHPGTVILVTHDRYFLDNVVKWILELDRGQGIPWEGNYSSWLEQKQNRLALEEKQESTRRKQLARELEWVRMSPRARVAKNRARLQRYEQLAAQDYEKREEAVVLQIPPGPHLGSLVVEADGVSKAFGDRLLFENLSFRLPPGGIVGVIGPNGAGKTTLFRMIVGQEKSDAGELKVGDSVVPSYVDQNRDALTPENTIFQEITGGADQVTLGRRKMPARAYVASFNFKGPDQEKPVGKLSGGERNRVHLAKLLKSGGNLLLLDEPTNDLDVEMLRALEEALLDFGGCAVVISHDRWFLDRIATHILAFEGDSQVVWCDGNFETYEAQRRERLGVDADQPHRIKYKPLAR, encoded by the coding sequence ATGCCTCCGCAATACATTTTCCAGATCGAGAAACTGTCTAAAGCTCATGGGAAGAAAGAGGTTCTGAAGAACATCTGGCTTTCCTTCTACCCCGGCGCGAAGATCGGCGTGATCGGCGGCAACGGCTCGGGGAAGAGCACGCTCTTGAGGATCATGGCCGGGCTCGACAAGGATTTCATCGGCACGGCGCGACCCGCCCCAGGGATCTCGATTGGGTACCTGCCTCAGGAGCCAACGCTCGACCCGCAGTACGACGTCCGCGGCAACGTCGAATTGGCGGTCAAGCCGGTCCGCGATCTTCTGAATCGGTTCGACGCCATCAACGCCAGGCTGGGCGAGGGCCCCGACGCCGACGAGATGGATGCTCTTCTCGCCGAGCAAGCCGACGTTCAGGACGCCATCGAGGCGGCCGAAGGGTGGGATCTCGACCGCCGGCTTGAGATCGCGATGGACGCCATGCGGCTGCCGCCCGGAGACGCCGACGTCTCCACTCTCTCCGGAGGAGAGCGCCGTCGCGTGGCCCTGTGCAAGATCCTGTTGGAACGACACGACATTCTCCTTCTCGACGAACCGACCAACCACCTCGACGCCGAGAGCGTCGCCTGGCTTGAGCGTCACCTCTCGGAACATCCGGGGACGGTCATCCTCGTCACCCACGATCGCTACTTCCTCGACAACGTCGTGAAGTGGATTCTGGAACTCGACCGCGGTCAGGGGATCCCCTGGGAGGGGAACTACTCCTCGTGGCTGGAGCAGAAGCAGAACCGCCTGGCGCTTGAGGAGAAGCAAGAGAGCACCCGGCGGAAACAACTCGCCCGCGAACTGGAGTGGGTGCGGATGTCTCCTCGGGCTCGGGTCGCCAAGAATCGGGCCCGACTTCAGCGATACGAGCAACTCGCGGCCCAGGACTACGAGAAGCGAGAAGAGGCGGTGGTCCTTCAGATCCCACCGGGGCCGCATCTGGGCTCACTCGTCGTCGAGGCGGACGGCGTGTCGAAGGCCTTCGGCGACCGGCTGCTGTTCGAGAACCTGTCGTTCCGACTTCCTCCTGGTGGCATCGTGGGGGTCATCGGGCCGAACGGAGCGGGCAAGACCACGCTCTTCCGGATGATCGTCGGCCAGGAGAAGTCCGATGCGGGCGAGCTGAAGGTCGGCGATTCCGTCGTCCCGTCCTACGTCGATCAGAATCGCGACGCCCTGACCCCCGAAAACACCATCTTCCAGGAGATCACGGGGGGGGCCGACCAGGTGACGTTGGGGCGTCGGAAGATGCCCGCTCGGGCGTACGTCGCGTCGTTCAATTTCAAGGGGCCCGACCAGGAGAAACCTGTCGGCAAGCTCTCGGGCGGCGAACGCAACCGCGTCCACCTGGCCAAGCTGCTCAAGAGCGGCGGCAACCTTCTGCTCCTCGACGAACCGACCAACGACCTCGACGTCGAGATGCTTCGCGCCCTGGAAGAAGCGCTGCTCGACTTCGGCGGCTGCGCCGTGGTCATCAGCCACGACCGCTGGTTCCTCGACCGGATCGCCACCCACATCCTTGCCTTCGAGGGCGACAGTCAGGTCGTCTGGTGCGACGGCAATTTCGAGACGTACGAAGCCCAGCGCCGCGAGCGGTTGGGCGTCGACGCCGATCAGCCGCATCGCATCAAGTACAAGCCGCTGGCGCGTTGA
- a CDS encoding MFS transporter: protein MSFGLRVRLSIMMFLQYFVWGIWLPMLAQHLGPNDLKLDGGQIGWIFSVYGFGSILGPLIMGQLADRYFATERVLAFAHFTGGLLLIAAAYAQSFWPIFLLLLAYCNLYMPTMALTNSLSFRSLGEANQSYFPSIRVWGTVGWIAAGLFFAAYMDYKELGFYRSIFELIGLAGPFESFLGWWRASVVPALESLFAIPFVGLPSFKDCLRVAGFFSLLYGLYCLTLPHTPPTPAKESDPIDKKSALLESLELMRFRSFAVLIVVAALIGIMLAFYFACENFFLEAIQVKAEQVGAFMTISQFAEAVVVLFIPWSVANLGFKKTMLIGMTAWAARFGLSAVGQPKWLMISTLMLHGFAFGFFFIVAQMFVDKSASRDIKASAQSLLIFVIYGLGTVAGSAIAGYTLDHFKTGAGATAADHNWQGIWMGPFLLTLVCMGIFALLFREEQIGEIREDGEALPESTAAVH, encoded by the coding sequence ATGAGCTTTGGTTTGCGCGTGCGCCTATCGATTATGATGTTCCTGCAATACTTCGTCTGGGGCATCTGGCTCCCGATGCTGGCGCAGCACCTCGGGCCGAACGACCTTAAGCTCGACGGTGGTCAGATCGGCTGGATCTTCAGCGTGTATGGGTTCGGCTCGATCCTCGGCCCGCTGATTATGGGGCAACTCGCCGACCGCTATTTCGCCACCGAGCGTGTGCTGGCGTTCGCGCATTTCACCGGCGGCCTCTTATTGATCGCCGCGGCGTACGCTCAAAGCTTCTGGCCGATCTTCCTGCTGCTTCTGGCGTACTGCAATCTGTACATGCCGACGATGGCCCTGACGAACTCGCTCTCATTTAGGAGCCTCGGCGAAGCCAACCAGTCGTATTTCCCCTCGATCCGCGTCTGGGGGACCGTGGGCTGGATTGCGGCGGGCCTCTTCTTCGCCGCCTACATGGACTACAAGGAACTCGGCTTCTACCGCTCGATCTTCGAATTGATCGGCCTGGCCGGTCCGTTCGAGTCCTTCCTGGGCTGGTGGCGGGCGTCCGTCGTCCCGGCTCTGGAATCGCTCTTCGCGATCCCCTTCGTCGGTCTGCCGAGCTTCAAGGACTGCCTCCGGGTGGCCGGTTTCTTCTCCCTCCTGTACGGCCTTTACTGCCTGACGCTGCCGCACACTCCCCCGACCCCGGCCAAGGAGTCCGACCCGATCGACAAGAAGTCGGCCTTGCTGGAGTCGCTGGAGCTGATGAGGTTTCGTTCGTTCGCCGTTCTGATCGTCGTCGCGGCGTTGATCGGAATCATGCTGGCGTTCTACTTCGCCTGCGAGAACTTCTTCCTGGAGGCGATCCAGGTGAAGGCCGAGCAGGTCGGCGCTTTCATGACGATCTCGCAGTTCGCCGAGGCGGTCGTCGTCCTCTTCATCCCCTGGTCGGTCGCCAACCTCGGATTCAAGAAGACGATGCTGATCGGCATGACGGCCTGGGCGGCTCGTTTCGGGCTCTCAGCGGTCGGCCAGCCGAAGTGGCTGATGATCAGCACGCTCATGCTCCACGGCTTCGCGTTCGGGTTCTTCTTCATCGTCGCCCAGATGTTCGTGGACAAGTCGGCCAGCCGCGACATCAAGGCGTCCGCCCAGTCGCTGTTGATCTTCGTGATCTACGGGCTCGGCACGGTGGCCGGCAGCGCCATCGCGGGCTACACGCTCGACCACTTCAAGACCGGCGCCGGTGCGACCGCCGCCGATCACAACTGGCAAGGCATCTGGATGGGTCCGTTCCTGCTGACCCTCGTCTGCATGGGGATTTTCGCCTTGCTGTTCCGCGAGGAGCAGATCGGCGAGATCCGCGAGGACGGCGAGGCGTTGCCGGAATCGACGGCGGCCGTTCATTGA
- a CDS encoding YsnF/AvaK domain-containing protein — MSTRKNPEKSVDVPPYGDRNPDPITDAPGAHPVETGIGAALGGMATGAAIGTVAGPVGTAIGAALGALAGGLAGKGVGELIDPTSEDAWLRESFPSRHYAKKGETYEYYEPAYTYARDSETRFAGRPFAEVEQDLKANWDKTKHPADLSWDKAKPAVKDVFDYRSTHRYAGEATERHLGKPYVEVEKDLQTDWEKTKHAADMSWDKAKDAVKDAYNRTIQLREERLKVEKKPVEAGNVTIRKEVVTEHKTITVPVEREEIVIERRPGSGKVIEGGIGASKTEEIRIPVKREEIQVGKEAVVTGEVTVGKRKVEETEKASGTVRKEQLKVDKHGDVEIDDRGREPGRR; from the coding sequence ATGTCCACCCGCAAGAACCCTGAGAAGAGCGTGGATGTCCCTCCTTACGGGGATCGCAATCCTGATCCCATCACCGACGCTCCTGGGGCGCACCCCGTCGAGACTGGCATCGGAGCCGCGCTCGGGGGCATGGCGACCGGCGCTGCGATTGGAACCGTTGCTGGGCCTGTCGGTACGGCGATCGGCGCGGCTCTCGGTGCGTTGGCTGGAGGGCTTGCCGGCAAGGGGGTGGGCGAGTTGATCGATCCCACGAGCGAGGACGCGTGGCTGCGCGAATCCTTCCCCTCTCGCCACTACGCCAAGAAGGGTGAGACGTACGAATACTACGAGCCCGCCTACACCTATGCTCGCGACTCCGAGACCAGGTTCGCTGGCAGACCGTTCGCCGAGGTCGAGCAGGATCTCAAAGCGAATTGGGACAAGACAAAACACCCCGCCGATCTGTCGTGGGACAAGGCCAAGCCCGCAGTCAAGGACGTCTTCGACTACCGCTCGACTCATCGCTACGCCGGCGAAGCGACTGAGCGGCACCTGGGCAAGCCCTACGTCGAGGTCGAGAAGGACCTTCAGACGGACTGGGAGAAGACCAAGCATGCCGCGGACATGTCGTGGGACAAGGCGAAGGACGCCGTCAAGGACGCCTACAACCGAACGATCCAGCTTCGCGAGGAACGGCTGAAGGTCGAGAAGAAGCCCGTCGAGGCGGGGAACGTCACGATTCGGAAGGAGGTCGTCACGGAACACAAGACGATCACCGTTCCTGTCGAGCGAGAGGAGATCGTCATCGAGCGGCGGCCCGGTTCGGGGAAGGTCATCGAGGGGGGCATCGGTGCGTCGAAGACCGAGGAGATCCGCATCCCAGTCAAGCGTGAGGAAATCCAGGTCGGGAAGGAAGCCGTGGTGACCGGCGAGGTGACGGTCGGCAAGCGAAAGGTGGAGGAGACCGAGAAGGCCTCCGGCACCGTGCGCAAGGAACAGCTCAAGGTCGACAAGCACGGCGACGTCGAGATCGACGATCGCGGCCGCGAGCCCGGCCGTCGCTGA
- a CDS encoding fibronectin type III domain-containing protein, giving the protein MAVTYNVYGNDGAGGPVDYSTPVATVSATTWSTSALAAPGLHRFAVRAVDGEEESNVDAVAAIPLSAAGVDLSGLPSAPIQLAAAPAGGGTIRVAWRPASTGPFATSYRVYVGTGGTPSYTTPVATVSPRGSGLQAATLTGLTAGTAYAVAVRAANAAGEESNTTIVEATLAAAPPSAPASLTATAV; this is encoded by the coding sequence ATGGCTGTCACCTACAACGTCTACGGCAACGACGGCGCCGGCGGCCCGGTCGACTATTCCACGCCGGTCGCGACCGTCTCGGCGACGACCTGGTCGACGTCGGCGCTCGCCGCTCCGGGCTTGCACCGGTTCGCGGTCCGGGCCGTCGACGGCGAGGAGGAGTCCAACGTCGACGCGGTCGCCGCGATCCCGCTCTCGGCCGCCGGGGTAGACCTCTCCGGGCTGCCGTCGGCTCCGATCCAGCTCGCCGCCGCACCCGCCGGCGGCGGGACGATCCGGGTCGCCTGGCGGCCCGCGTCCACCGGCCCGTTCGCGACCTCCTACCGGGTCTACGTCGGGACCGGCGGAACGCCCTCCTACACGACGCCCGTCGCGACCGTATCCCCCCGCGGTTCCGGCCTCCAGGCCGCGACCCTCACCGGCCTCACGGCCGGAACCGCCTACGCCGTGGCCGTTCGGGCCGCCAACGCCGCCGGCGAGGAGTCGAACACGACGATCGTCGAGGCGACCCTCGCCGCCGCCCCGCCGTCCGCCCCCGCGTCCCTCACCGCGACGGCCGTCTAA